From the genome of Clostridia bacterium, one region includes:
- a CDS encoding ABC transporter permease — translation MSKEHKYAEPFIRISKRGAPLPVWQAMGIRALALAAALVVCAIIIFAIVKMNPLKVYGAMFEGAFGTNKRMWVTIRDMMMLLCIALGLAPAFKMRFWNIGAEGQILVGGIASAFIMINMSKTLTTAQMLPLMFVLSLLVGGIWCLIPGYFKAKWGTNETLFTLMMNYIAIQLTAYFVALWENPIGSNTVGVINPRTKIGWFPEMFGQAYALNVILVLTLTVLMYLYLRYSKQGYEIAVVGESENTARYAAMNVPKVIMRTTFLSGAICGLAGFLAVAGASHTISTSTAGGRGFTAIIVAWLAKFNPFVMILFSALLIFLDKGAIEIASRYNLNNHVSNMLVGIILFFVMGSEFFIDYQVKFRRGKHKEVQA, via the coding sequence ATGAGTAAAGAGCATAAATACGCTGAACCCTTCATTCGCATTTCCAAACGCGGTGCGCCGTTGCCCGTGTGGCAGGCTATGGGCATCCGGGCCCTTGCCTTGGCGGCTGCCCTGGTGGTCTGCGCCATCATCATTTTCGCCATTGTGAAAATGAACCCCCTTAAGGTTTACGGGGCCATGTTTGAGGGTGCCTTCGGTACTAATAAGCGCATGTGGGTAACCATCCGGGATATGATGATGCTTCTCTGTATTGCTCTCGGGTTGGCACCGGCCTTTAAAATGCGCTTCTGGAACATCGGGGCGGAAGGCCAGATCCTGGTGGGGGGTATTGCTTCAGCTTTCATCATGATCAACATGAGCAAGACCCTTACCACGGCCCAGATGCTGCCCCTGATGTTTGTGCTGAGCCTTCTGGTAGGTGGTATTTGGTGCCTCATTCCCGGTTACTTCAAAGCGAAATGGGGTACCAATGAAACCTTGTTTACCTTGATGATGAACTATATTGCCATCCAGTTGACCGCCTATTTTGTGGCTCTTTGGGAAAACCCCATCGGTTCTAATACGGTAGGTGTCATCAACCCCAGGACCAAGATCGGCTGGTTCCCGGAAATGTTCGGCCAAGCTTATGCTTTAAACGTGATCCTGGTCCTCACGCTGACGGTGCTCATGTACCTCTACTTGCGCTATAGCAAGCAGGGATATGAAATAGCTGTGGTAGGTGAAAGTGAGAATACCGCCCGCTATGCCGCGATGAATGTGCCTAAGGTGATCATGCGCACTACTTTCCTTTCCGGCGCTATTTGCGGCCTGGCCGGGTTTTTGGCGGTAGCCGGCGCCAGTCATACCATTTCTACCAGCACTGCCGGCGGCCGGGGCTTTACCGCCATCATCGTAGCCTGGCTTGCCAAGTTTAATCCCTTTGTGATGATACTCTTCTCAGCCCTGTTGATCTTTTTGGATAAAGGTGCGATTGAAATCGCTTCCCGTTACAACTTGAACAACCACGTGTCCAATATGCTGGTGGGTATCATCCTCTTCTTCGTGATGGGTAGTGAGTTCTTCATTGACTATCAAGTCAAATTCAGGCGCGGCAAGCACAAGGAGGTACAGGCATGA